AGACGGCGGTTTCGGTCAGCGCCGGCAACAACGCCTTCCATCGCATCGGCGTCTTCCAGATGAGCGCCATGGTCAAACCGGGCGAGGACCCGGCCGCCGTCGAGGCGCGGATGCGCGAAATCCTGAACGGCCTGATCGCCGATGGCCCGACCCAGGACGAGATCAACCGCGTCGTCACCCAATATGCGTCGCGTCGCATCCAGGGTCTGGAACAGGTCGGCGGCTTCGGCGGCAAGGCCACGGCCCTGGCCGAGGGCCAGCTCTACGCCGGTGATCCCGAATTCTACAAGAAGCAGCTGGCCGCCTACGCCGCCGTCACGCCCGCGCAGGTCAAGGCCGCCATGCAGAAGTGGCTGACCCGACCGGCCTATACGCTGACGACCCTGCCCGGCGAGCGTGAAGCCTATCAGGAGGCGGCCGCCGCCCCGTCCGGCGCCAACCATACGCCGGCCCCGGAAATCCAGCGCAAGACACGCATGGCCCGGCCCGAGATCGGCCAGGTCGCCAACGTCGACTTCCCGGCCGTCGAACGCACGCGCCTGTCGAACGGCATGGAGGTGATCTACGCCCATCGCGACGCCACGCCGACGACCCGGATCGCGCTCGACTTCGACGCGGGTCTGGCCGCCGACGACCGGTCCAAACTGGGTCTGCAGACCCTGATGCTGGACCTGATGGACGAGGGCGCCGGCGGTCGTGACGCGACGCAACTGGCCGAGGCGCAGGAAGCCCTGGGGGCCAGCATCACCACCGGCGCCACGATGGACAGCTCGCTGGTCCAGCTGTCGGCCCTGACGCCGAACCTTCAGCCGTCGGTGGCGCTGATGGCCGATGTGGTGCGTCGCCCGACCTTCGCCCCGGCCGAGCTGGAGCGCCTGCGGGCCGCGCGCCTGTCGCGCATCGCCGCCGAACGCACCCAGCCGGCCGCCCTGGCCAGCCGCGCCCTGCCTGAACTGATCTATGGCGCGGCCAGCCCCTATGGCCGTCCGTTCAGCGGCGCCGGCGACGAGACCAGCGTCAAGGCGATCACCGAGGCGGACATCCGCACCGACCACGCCAAATGGATCCGGCCCGATAACGCCAAGCTGTTCGTCGTGTCGGACAAGTCGCTGGCCGAAATCACGCCGATTCTGGACGCTGCCTTCGGCCAGTGGGTGCCGCCCGCATCGGCCAGGCCGGTCAAGGATTTCTCGGCCCCGATCCCGGCCGCGACGCCCAAGATCGTGCTGATCGACCGCCCGCAATCACCCCAGTCCTACATCATGGGCGGCGAGGTTCTGGGCGTTTCGGGCACGGACGATCTGCTGGTGCTCAATGCGGCCAACAACGTGCTGGGCAACGACTTCCTGTCGCGCATCAACTCGGACCTGCGCGAGACCAAGAGCTGGTCCTACGGCGTCAACGCCTCGGTCAATCCGTTCGCCGGTCGCGTGCCCTATCTGGTGACCGCCCCGGTCCAGGCCGACAAGACCGGCCCGGCCATTGAGGCGCTGAACCAGCAGTTCAACGACTTCCTGTCGGGCGGCAAGGGCGTGACGCCGGAAGAGCTGCAACGCACCGTCAACGGCAACACCCGCCGTCTGGCAGGCAGCTACGAGACCTCGGCGGCCGTACTGGGGGCCATGCGCCAGAACGCCCTGCTGGGCCGGCCCGACGACTATCCCGAAACGGTCGCGGCGCGCACCAACGCCCTGACGGCCGCCCAGCTGGACGCCGCCGCCAAGGCCGCCATCGACCCGTCCCGCTTCGTCTGGGTCGTGGTCGGGGACGCCTCGGTGGTCAAGCCGCAGCTGGACGCCCTGGGCATCCCGGTCGAGGTCCGCTCAGCCGCGCCCGCCGCCCAGTAGGGCGCAGACAGGCTGGAACGACGAAGGCCCGGAGAGCGATCTCCGGGCCTTTTTCGTGGCTGCCTCTGTTCCGTCACCCTCTAGCCTGACCCGAGGATCGGACGTGGGTCGAGCCTGTGCGTCACCCATGGCGCAATCCGGCGCAACATCCGGCCCTCGGGGCAAGCCCGAGGGTGACGGGGGGAAAGTGTTTCAGTCCAGCGTCGCGCCGGTCGTGCGCATGATCTCGGCGCGCAGTTCGGGCAGGCCCAGGCCCTTTTCCGACGAGGTCAGGGCGACCACGGGGAAGGCGGCGGGGCGTTTGGAAATGGCCTTGAGCGTGGCCTCCTGCACCTTCTCGCCCTCGCCCTTCTTCAGCTTGTCGGCCTTGGTCAGGACGATCTGATAGCTGACGGCGGCCAGATCCAGGGCGTCCAGCGCCTCGGCGTCCACGTTCTTGAGTCCATGGCGGCTGTCGATCAGCAGATAGACCCGTTTCAGCGTCACGCGGCCGCGCAGATAGTCGCGGCCCAGGTCCTGGAACTTCTTGACCGTGGTCTTGGACGCCTTGGCCCAGCCATAGCCGGGCAGGTCGACCAGACGCATCCGGCCGTCCAGGTCGAAGAAGTTGACCTCGCGCGTGCGGCCCGGCTCGTTGGAGGCGCGGGCCAGTTTGTGCATGCCGACCAATCCGTTGATCAGGCTGGACTTGCCGACATTGGAGCGACCGGCGAAGGCGATCTCGGGCAGGTCGGAATCGGGCAGTTGCTCGATCTTGGCCGCGCCCATGACGAAGGTCGCGGGCCGCGCGAACAGGATGCGCGCGGCCTCGATCTCCTCGGGCGTGAACTCGGTCTCTTCGATCACGCCGGCGATTTCTTGAAGCGGGCGAAGAAGGCGTCGATCGGGTTCTCGGCCTTGTAGCGGTGCATGATGACGTACTGCTGCAGGATGGTCAGGACGTTGGACCAGGCCCAGTAGATCAACAGGCCGGCCGCGAACGGCGCCATGATGAAGGTGAAGATCAGCGGCATGAACTGGAAGATCTGACGCTGGACCGGATCGGCCGCCGGCGGGTTCATCGCCGTCTGCAGCCACATGGTCAGGCCGTAGGCGATGGCCAGGAGGCCCAGATGCAGCGGACCGGCCAGAAGGCCGCCGATCAGCGGCGCCATCGCCGGATCCCACGGGATCAGGCCGAACAGGTTCCAGATCGACGACGGATCGCGCGCCGACAGGTCGTGGATGAAGCCCAGGAACGGCTGGTGACGCATTTCGATGGTCACGGTCAGCACCTTGTACAGGGCGTAGAAGACCGGAATCTGCAGCACCAGCGGAAGGCACCCGGCGACCGGATTGATCTTCTCGCGCTGATACAGCGCCATGGTTTCCTGCTGCTGCTTCTGCGGGTCGTCTTTGAACTTCTTCTTGATCTCCTCCATCTTGGGCTGGAGGTTCCGCATCTTGGACATCGAGGCGTAGGCGTTGTTGGCCAGCGGGAACATCACCAGCTTGACGATGACGGTCAGGGCCAGAATGGCCACGCCGAAGCTGCCGACCAGGCCATAGACGTTCTCAAGAATCCAGAAGATCGGGCGCGTCAGGAACCAGAACATGC
Above is a genomic segment from Candidatus Brevundimonas colombiensis containing:
- the yihA gene encoding ribosome biogenesis GTP-binding protein YihA/YsxC, with protein sequence MIEETEFTPEEIEAARILFARPATFVMGAAKIEQLPDSDLPEIAFAGRSNVGKSSLINGLVGMHKLARASNEPGRTREVNFFDLDGRMRLVDLPGYGWAKASKTTVKKFQDLGRDYLRGRVTLKRVYLLIDSRHGLKNVDAEALDALDLAAVSYQIVLTKADKLKKGEGEKVQEATLKAISKRPAAFPVVALTSSEKGLGLPELRAEIMRTTGATLD
- a CDS encoding pitrilysin family protein, producing MRRTGCLVAAAALLAVSTPVWASVARLPVAQAAPTAPAAPRAAPVADLVAAVDIPYTRFTLDNGLTVLVHEDHKAPVVAVSVWYNVGSKDEPAGKTGFAHLFEHLMFGGSENAPGSYFTPMRNMGATDMNGTTYFDRTNYFETVPVPALEQALFMESDRMGYMLGAISQQTLDLQRGVVQNEKRQGDNQPYGLNQYKQLEALFPEGHPYRHSTIGSMADLDAASMQTVRDWFTSNYGPNNAVLVLAGDITPAKARELTDKYFGPIARGPVNNPAQAPTPTLAAPVNETTRDRVSNAQVEISWAVPGMLDADSVPLSVAASVLGGLASSRLDNELVRGEQTAVSVSAGNNAFHRIGVFQMSAMVKPGEDPAAVEARMREILNGLIADGPTQDEINRVVTQYASRRIQGLEQVGGFGGKATALAEGQLYAGDPEFYKKQLAAYAAVTPAQVKAAMQKWLTRPAYTLTTLPGEREAYQEAAAAPSGANHTPAPEIQRKTRMARPEIGQVANVDFPAVERTRLSNGMEVIYAHRDATPTTRIALDFDAGLAADDRSKLGLQTLMLDLMDEGAGGRDATQLAEAQEALGASITTGATMDSSLVQLSALTPNLQPSVALMADVVRRPTFAPAELERLRAARLSRIAAERTQPAALASRALPELIYGAASPYGRPFSGAGDETSVKAITEADIRTDHAKWIRPDNAKLFVVSDKSLAEITPILDAAFGQWVPPASARPVKDFSAPIPAATPKIVLIDRPQSPQSYIMGGEVLGVSGTDDLLVLNAANNVLGNDFLSRINSDLRETKSWSYGVNASVNPFAGRVPYLVTAPVQADKTGPAIEALNQQFNDFLSGGKGVTPEELQRTVNGNTRRLAGSYETSAAVLGAMRQNALLGRPDDYPETVAARTNALTAAQLDAAAKAAIDPSRFVWVVVGDASVVKPQLDALGIPVEVRSAAPAAQ